A region from the Arachis ipaensis cultivar K30076 chromosome B01, Araip1.1, whole genome shotgun sequence genome encodes:
- the LOC107627012 gene encoding SUMO-conjugating enzyme SCE1 has translation MSGIARGRLAEERKSWRKNHPHGFVAKPETLPDGTVNLMVWHCTIPGKSGTDWEGGFFPLTMHFSEDYPSKPPKCKFPQGFFHPNVYPSGTVCLSILNEDSGWRPAITVKQILVGIQDLLDQPNPADPAQTEGYHLFIQDATEYKRRVRQQAKQYPPII, from the exons atgtcTGGTATTGCTCGTGGACGACTCGCTGAGGAGCGCAAGTCGTGGCGCAAGAATCATCCTCAT GGTTTTGTGGCGAAACCGGAGACGCTGCCTGATGGTACGGTGAATTTGATGGTGTGGCATTGCACTATTCCTGGGAAGTCTGGG ACTGATTGGGAAGGTGGCTTTTTCCCCCTTACAATGCACTTCAGTGAAGACTACCCTAGCAAGCCTCCGAAGTGTAAATTCCCACAAGGCTTCTTCCACCCTAATGTCTATCCATCTGGAACTGTTTGCTTGTCTATACTTAATGAGGATAGT GGGTGGAGACCAGCTATAACAGTGAAGCAAATTCTTGTTGGTATCCAGGATTTGCTTGACCAGCCAAATCCTGCTGATCCTGCTCAGACAGAGGGATATCATCTATTTATCCAG GATGCTACAGAGTATAAAAGAAGGGTCAGGCAGCAGGCAAAGCAATACCCACCAATAATCTAG